One Microbacterium esteraromaticum genomic window carries:
- a CDS encoding MFS transporter, translating into MSAPEITLESVTASAKTRAFTNVLVNTLIANVTTSFLWFALTFWVYIETQSVLATGVIGGAYMLLIAFFSMVFGTIVDRYRKHTVMVISSVVSAVAFGAAGLLYLWQPESALLDIGGPWFWAFAVIILVGGVIEQLRSIALSTTVTLLIPEEKHANANGLVGTVQGIAFLVTSVFSGLSIGFLGMGWTLIIAIVAMGLTFAHLLFIRIPEKAPQRDPDAPSALDFHGSVKAIREAPGLFALIVFSTFNNLIGGVYMALMDPYGLTLFSPQMWGIVLAFASTGFLIGGALVAKFGLGKRPVRTMLLVVIGMGILGAVFMLREWWPLFAVGMWLYMMMVPPVEAAEQTVIQKVVPYARQGRVFGMAQAMEAAAAPVTAFLIAPIAEFLIIPYMRDDAGRAQWGWLLGDGEARGIALICLFAGLIMVVAAGLAFFTRSYHLLTELYARAPGPDEADTSMAGTAEGESAPPIDLALDPVAARGGQAGAHHSERAADDTSHTPETDEPHR; encoded by the coding sequence ATGTCGGCGCCCGAGATTACCCTCGAATCCGTGACCGCATCAGCGAAGACCAGGGCTTTCACGAACGTGCTCGTGAACACGCTGATCGCCAACGTGACGACCAGCTTCCTGTGGTTCGCGCTGACGTTCTGGGTGTACATCGAGACTCAGTCGGTGCTGGCCACCGGGGTGATCGGCGGTGCGTACATGCTGCTCATCGCGTTCTTCTCGATGGTGTTCGGCACGATCGTCGACCGCTACCGCAAGCACACCGTGATGGTGATCTCGAGCGTGGTGTCCGCCGTCGCCTTCGGCGCGGCGGGGCTGCTCTACCTGTGGCAGCCCGAATCGGCTCTGCTCGACATCGGCGGGCCGTGGTTCTGGGCCTTCGCCGTGATCATCCTCGTCGGCGGCGTGATCGAGCAGCTGCGCAGCATCGCCCTGTCGACGACGGTCACGCTGCTGATCCCCGAAGAGAAGCACGCGAATGCGAACGGCCTGGTCGGCACGGTGCAGGGCATCGCCTTCCTCGTGACCAGCGTGTTCTCGGGCCTGTCGATCGGGTTCCTCGGCATGGGATGGACGCTGATCATCGCGATCGTCGCCATGGGGCTGACCTTCGCGCACCTGCTGTTCATTCGCATCCCCGAGAAGGCGCCCCAGCGCGACCCCGATGCACCGAGCGCGCTCGACTTCCATGGCAGCGTGAAGGCGATCCGCGAGGCGCCCGGCCTGTTCGCCCTGATCGTGTTCTCGACGTTCAACAACCTCATCGGCGGCGTGTACATGGCGCTGATGGACCCCTATGGACTCACCCTCTTCTCACCGCAGATGTGGGGCATCGTGCTCGCATTCGCGTCGACGGGCTTCCTCATCGGCGGTGCGCTGGTCGCGAAGTTCGGGCTGGGGAAGCGCCCTGTGCGCACCATGCTTCTGGTGGTGATCGGCATGGGCATCCTCGGAGCGGTCTTCATGCTGCGCGAGTGGTGGCCGCTGTTCGCGGTCGGCATGTGGCTGTACATGATGATGGTGCCGCCCGTCGAGGCGGCCGAGCAGACCGTCATCCAGAAGGTCGTGCCCTACGCCAGGCAAGGTCGGGTCTTCGGCATGGCACAGGCGATGGAGGCGGCCGCAGCGCCGGTGACCGCGTTCCTCATCGCACCGATAGCCGAGTTCCTGATCATCCCGTACATGCGCGACGATGCGGGGCGCGCGCAGTGGGGATGGCTGCTGGGCGACGGCGAGGCCCGCGGCATCGCGCTGATCTGCCTGTTCGCCGGCCTCATCATGGTGGTGGCGGCCGGTCTCGCATTCTTCACGCGCTCGTATCATCTGCTCACCGAGCTGTACGCACGGGCACCCGGGCCCGACGAGGCCGATACGTCCATGGCCGGTACCGCCGAGGGCGAGTCGGCGCCGCCGATCGATCTCGCACTCGACCCGGTCGCCGCGCGCGGCGGCCAGGCAGGCGCGCATCACTCCGAGAGGGCGGCGGACGACACTTCGCACACGCCCGAGACCGACGAGCCGCACCGGTGA
- a CDS encoding threonine aldolase family protein, with translation MSTLHDTAVRGFASDNYSGIHPEVLAAIAAANDGHQVAYGEDQYTERLQEVFRSHFGESAQAFPVFNGTGANVTGLQAMLPRWGAVISASTAHINVDEGGAPERIGGFKLLTVPTDDGKLTPELVDREAWGWGDEHRAQPLAVSITQSTELGTLYTIDEIRALANHAHERGMKLHLDGARLSNAAAALDAPLRAFTTDAGVDVLSFGGTKNGAMLGEAIVVLNPDAADGLPFSRKFNMQLASKMRFVSAQLIALLEGDLWLRNARHSNAMAQRLRAEVEQGIADGSIRGVGFTQATQANGVFATLPDGVADSLREKFRFYDWDASRNEVRWMCSFDTQESDVDAFVAELSRLTTA, from the coding sequence GTGAGCACTCTGCATGACACCGCCGTGCGCGGCTTCGCATCCGACAACTACTCCGGCATCCACCCCGAGGTGCTTGCCGCCATCGCGGCCGCGAACGACGGCCACCAGGTCGCCTATGGCGAGGACCAGTACACCGAGCGGCTGCAGGAGGTCTTCCGGTCGCATTTCGGCGAGAGCGCCCAGGCGTTCCCCGTCTTCAACGGCACCGGGGCGAACGTGACCGGTCTGCAGGCGATGCTCCCCCGCTGGGGCGCGGTCATCTCGGCATCCACCGCGCACATCAACGTCGACGAGGGCGGCGCGCCCGAGCGGATCGGCGGCTTCAAGCTGCTCACCGTGCCGACCGACGACGGCAAGCTCACCCCCGAGCTCGTCGACCGCGAGGCCTGGGGCTGGGGCGACGAGCACCGCGCGCAGCCGCTGGCTGTCTCGATCACCCAGTCGACCGAGCTCGGCACCCTGTACACCATCGACGAGATCAGGGCCCTCGCCAACCACGCGCACGAGCGCGGGATGAAGCTGCACCTCGACGGCGCCCGCCTCTCGAACGCCGCCGCCGCCCTCGATGCGCCGCTGCGCGCCTTCACGACCGACGCCGGAGTGGATGTGCTCAGCTTCGGCGGCACCAAGAACGGGGCCATGCTCGGCGAGGCGATCGTCGTGCTGAATCCGGATGCCGCTGACGGGCTGCCGTTCAGCCGGAAGTTCAACATGCAGCTGGCGTCGAAGATGCGCTTCGTGTCGGCACAGCTGATCGCCCTGCTCGAGGGCGACCTGTGGCTGCGCAATGCACGGCACTCGAACGCCATGGCGCAGCGCCTGCGCGCCGAGGTCGAGCAGGGCATCGCCGACGGCAGCATCCGGGGCGTCGGCTTCACGCAGGCCACCCAGGCGAACGGCGTGTTCGCGACGCTGCCCGACGGGGTCGCCGACAGCCTCCGCGAGAAGTTCCGGTTCTACGACTGGGATGCCTCGCGCAACGAGGTCCGCTGGATGTGCTCGTTCGACACCCAGGAGTCCGACGTCGACGCCTTCGTCGCCGAGCTCTCCCGCCTGACGACAGCCTGA
- a CDS encoding M3 family metallopeptidase: MTEPIAFPAAPEAWLAFATTRADERLAQVDEAVTALKDGTSRSALEILQLWNDLQIALRSAHSEAEVLAEVHPERAVREGAESRTAATQAKDAELMTDAELAAVFAAADATGLDADAARLIKRIRRDFRRGGADRDAETRERVRELAARETELGVAFARSIREGRREIRVAPDDLAGLPADFLADRPVGDDGLVAVSTDNLDVMAVMTYAHDRGTRTALRIARSELAWPENDPVLAELLHVRQQHAELLGYASWADYETEDRMAGSSARVASFLAEVDEATRAAADAEYDLLLARLREDVPDATEVTNADLHYLLARLHEERFAVDAQEVRRHLHVERVLGGLLSTTGRLFDIEYVPVVVPTWHEDVRSYDVVRAGTRIGRIHLDLHPREGKFNHAACFPLAPGVRGRVLPEAALVCNFPRGLMEHREVQTFFHEFGHLVHDILGGDQEWAPLSGVATEWDFVEAPSQMLEEWVWDAEVLAPFATDESGVPIPADLVERMREAEAFGRALLTRTQLGHARVSYHLHMDRPADLAAATDHWYRTSTPVRTLPGTHSYASFGHLTGYGSCYYTYQWSLVIARDLLTGFAGLLDEESASRYRREILEPGGRRDAADLVEAFLGRPFTVDAYREWMGSPGA; encoded by the coding sequence GTGACCGAACCCATCGCCTTCCCCGCCGCACCCGAAGCCTGGCTCGCGTTCGCGACCACCCGCGCCGACGAGCGCCTCGCACAGGTCGACGAGGCGGTGACCGCGCTCAAGGACGGCACCTCTCGCAGCGCTCTCGAGATCCTGCAGCTCTGGAACGACCTGCAGATCGCACTGCGCAGCGCCCACAGCGAGGCCGAGGTGCTCGCCGAGGTGCACCCCGAGCGGGCAGTCCGCGAGGGGGCCGAGTCTCGCACTGCCGCGACGCAGGCGAAGGACGCCGAGCTGATGACGGATGCCGAGCTCGCGGCGGTCTTCGCCGCCGCTGACGCGACCGGCCTCGACGCCGACGCCGCGCGGCTCATCAAGAGGATCCGCCGCGACTTCCGTCGTGGCGGCGCGGATCGGGATGCCGAGACCCGCGAGCGCGTGCGAGAGCTCGCAGCCCGCGAGACCGAGCTCGGCGTCGCGTTCGCCCGCAGCATCCGCGAGGGCCGCCGCGAGATCCGCGTCGCACCTGATGATCTGGCCGGCCTTCCGGCGGACTTCCTCGCCGACCGTCCTGTGGGAGACGACGGGCTCGTCGCCGTCTCGACCGACAACCTCGACGTCATGGCCGTGATGACGTATGCGCACGACCGCGGCACCCGCACGGCGCTGCGCATCGCGCGCAGCGAGCTGGCCTGGCCCGAGAACGATCCCGTGCTCGCAGAGCTGCTGCACGTGCGTCAGCAGCATGCCGAGCTGCTCGGGTACGCCAGCTGGGCGGACTACGAGACCGAGGATCGCATGGCAGGGTCGTCGGCCCGCGTCGCGTCGTTCCTCGCCGAGGTCGACGAGGCCACTCGCGCCGCGGCGGACGCCGAGTACGACCTGCTGCTCGCGCGCCTGCGCGAGGACGTCCCCGACGCGACGGAGGTGACGAACGCCGATCTGCACTACCTGCTCGCACGCCTGCACGAGGAGCGCTTCGCGGTCGACGCGCAGGAGGTGCGTCGCCACCTGCACGTCGAGCGCGTGCTCGGCGGGCTGCTGTCGACCACCGGCCGGCTGTTCGACATCGAGTACGTGCCGGTCGTCGTGCCGACGTGGCACGAGGATGTCCGCTCGTACGACGTCGTGCGGGCGGGGACGCGGATCGGCCGCATCCACCTCGATCTGCACCCGCGCGAGGGCAAGTTCAACCACGCCGCCTGCTTCCCCCTCGCTCCGGGCGTCCGAGGGCGCGTGCTGCCCGAGGCGGCGCTGGTGTGCAACTTCCCGCGGGGGCTCATGGAGCACCGCGAGGTGCAGACGTTCTTCCACGAGTTCGGGCATCTCGTGCACGACATCCTCGGCGGCGACCAGGAGTGGGCGCCCCTCTCGGGAGTCGCCACCGAGTGGGACTTCGTCGAGGCCCCCAGTCAGATGCTCGAGGAGTGGGTGTGGGATGCCGAGGTGCTCGCCCCCTTCGCCACCGACGAGTCCGGGGTTCCGATCCCGGCCGACCTCGTCGAGCGGATGCGGGAGGCGGAGGCGTTCGGCCGCGCGCTGCTCACGCGGACCCAGCTCGGGCACGCCCGCGTCTCGTACCACCTGCACATGGACCGCCCGGCCGACCTCGCCGCGGCGACCGACCACTGGTACCGGACGTCGACGCCCGTGCGCACCCTGCCGGGCACGCACTCCTACGCGTCGTTCGGGCATCTCACCGGCTACGGGTCCTGCTACTACACGTATCAGTGGAGCCTCGTGATCGCGCGTGACCTGCTCACCGGCTTCGCCGGCCTGCTCGACGAGGAGTCGGCGTCGCGCTACCGCCGCGAGATCCTCGAGCCCGGCGGGCGCCGCGATGCCGCGGACCTGGTCGAGGCGTTCCTCGGACGCCCCTTCACGGTCGACGCGTACCGGGAGTGGATGGGGTCGCCCGGCGCCTGA
- a CDS encoding NUDIX hydrolase family protein, protein MAVRTPDPGPEPDDDFGFDGARPVDANPGWLTDIELEEARRRLPMLYVEAIPVITDGSGQVTSIGVLLRSTPLGEITRTIVSGRVRYGETIRDALFRHVENDLGPMAFPLLPASPAPFAVAEYFPIPGVSAFHDDRQHAVSLAFVVPVTGTCEPRQDALEVTWFSPEEAASDALAADLEGGRGTLIRQALAHLGLLR, encoded by the coding sequence ATGGCGGTGCGCACACCTGATCCCGGCCCCGAGCCCGACGACGACTTCGGCTTCGACGGCGCGCGCCCGGTCGACGCGAACCCGGGCTGGCTCACCGACATCGAACTCGAAGAGGCGCGCCGCCGCCTGCCGATGCTGTATGTGGAGGCCATCCCCGTCATCACGGACGGATCGGGCCAGGTCACCTCGATAGGCGTGCTGCTGCGCTCCACGCCACTGGGCGAGATCACCCGCACGATCGTGTCGGGCCGGGTGCGCTACGGCGAGACGATCCGCGACGCGCTGTTCCGTCATGTCGAGAACGATCTCGGGCCGATGGCGTTCCCGCTGCTTCCGGCCTCGCCTGCGCCGTTCGCGGTTGCCGAGTACTTCCCGATCCCCGGCGTCAGCGCGTTCCACGACGACCGTCAGCACGCCGTGTCCCTCGCGTTCGTCGTGCCGGTGACGGGCACCTGCGAGCCGCGCCAGGACGCGCTCGAGGTCACCTGGTTCTCGCCGGAGGAGGCGGCTTCCGACGCGCTCGCCGCAGACCTGGAGGGCGGCCGCGGCACCCTCATCCGCCAGGCCCTCGCCCACCTCGGCCTGCTGCGCTGA
- a CDS encoding alpha/beta hydrolase: MTVSIDSSVTLWSPEPREGKPLLVLLHGYGADERDLFGLIPYLPEGIAVAAVAAPLTPPWPMPGRSWYAIDSLNTRDAAGITLAAEALLAWLEGAAADAPSVALLGFSQGAAVSLQALRLDPSRVDAVVALSGYAAPGELPHDAVLQEQRPPVFWGRGTHDDVIPVPLIDHTAQWLPAHAALSGRVYQGLTHSISEQELADVHVFLTQWKDSAEKKAS, translated from the coding sequence GTGACCGTCTCGATCGATTCCTCCGTGACCCTGTGGTCGCCCGAGCCGCGCGAGGGCAAGCCCCTGCTGGTGCTGCTGCACGGCTATGGCGCAGACGAGCGCGACCTGTTCGGGCTGATCCCCTACCTGCCGGAGGGGATCGCGGTCGCCGCGGTCGCGGCTCCGCTCACCCCGCCCTGGCCGATGCCCGGTCGGTCGTGGTACGCGATCGATTCGCTGAACACGCGGGATGCCGCGGGAATCACCCTCGCGGCCGAGGCGCTGCTCGCGTGGCTCGAGGGCGCGGCCGCCGACGCGCCGTCCGTCGCGCTGCTGGGTTTCTCACAGGGCGCGGCGGTCTCTCTGCAGGCGCTGCGTCTCGATCCCTCGCGGGTCGACGCGGTCGTGGCGCTGAGCGGCTACGCGGCGCCAGGGGAGCTGCCGCACGACGCGGTGCTGCAGGAGCAGCGTCCGCCCGTGTTCTGGGGACGAGGCACGCACGACGACGTCATCCCCGTACCGCTCATCGATCACACCGCGCAGTGGCTGCCGGCGCACGCCGCACTGTCGGGCCGCGTCTACCAGGGTCTGACGCACTCGATCTCGGAGCAGGAGCTCGCCGACGTGCACGTCTTCCTGACGCAGTGGAAGGACTCGGCCGAGAAGAAGGCCTCCTGA
- a CDS encoding ABC-F family ATP-binding cassette domain-containing protein — protein MSSPNTFTTAAVTLDRVSFAWPDGTVALDAVSGSFGSGRTGLVGRNGAGKSTLLRLIAGELAPASGQVLHSDQVAYLPQRLTLDTDRRVAELLGIAAPLDAVRAITAGDVDPMHFDAVGDDWDIEARAQASLAEAGLDPSFLDRTVGELSGGEAVLVAVAGIRLRRAPITLLDEPTNNLDREARARLAELVRLWKGALIVVSHDVSLLELMDDTAEIYGSELSVFGGPYSEWRAWLDAEQGAARQAERDAAQAYKKEKRQRIEAEAKLATRAQVARKAFDEKRVPKIIANGRKMAAQVSAGRLRTEVRGKEDSAHQALDAAGRRVRDDDTMKIELPDPGMSASRRIATIGDGERTWIVQGPERVALIGRNGVGKTTLLRRLVTDAAASGFPMNPELVAQAHTDRIGYLSQRIDGLDDHASVVQNIAAAAPHVPDKELRNRLARFLIRGAAMDRPVGALSGGERFRVALAKLLLADPAPHLVVLDEPTNNLDLDTVDQLVEALRAYRGAVLIVSHDDAFLARLGLDLTLELDAEGYLAQIG, from the coding sequence ATGTCATCACCGAACACCTTCACCACTGCCGCCGTCACGCTCGACCGGGTCTCCTTCGCGTGGCCTGACGGCACCGTCGCGCTCGACGCCGTATCCGGTTCCTTCGGGTCGGGCCGCACCGGCCTGGTCGGCCGCAACGGCGCCGGCAAATCGACGCTGCTGCGCCTGATCGCCGGCGAGCTCGCCCCTGCCTCCGGTCAGGTGCTGCACTCGGATCAGGTCGCGTACCTGCCGCAGCGGCTCACGCTCGACACCGACCGTCGCGTCGCCGAACTGCTCGGCATCGCGGCGCCGCTCGACGCCGTGCGCGCGATCACCGCGGGCGATGTCGATCCGATGCACTTCGACGCCGTGGGCGATGACTGGGACATCGAGGCGCGCGCCCAGGCATCCCTCGCCGAAGCCGGACTCGACCCGTCGTTCCTCGACCGCACGGTCGGCGAGCTCTCGGGCGGGGAGGCGGTGCTCGTGGCGGTCGCCGGCATCCGCCTGCGGCGCGCGCCGATCACCCTGCTCGACGAGCCCACCAACAATCTCGACCGCGAGGCCCGGGCTCGGCTCGCCGAGTTGGTGCGCCTCTGGAAGGGCGCGCTGATCGTGGTGAGCCACGACGTCTCGCTTCTCGAGCTGATGGACGACACCGCCGAGATCTACGGCAGCGAGCTGAGCGTCTTCGGCGGTCCGTACTCGGAGTGGCGGGCGTGGCTGGATGCCGAGCAGGGCGCCGCGCGTCAGGCCGAGCGCGACGCCGCGCAGGCGTACAAGAAGGAGAAGCGGCAGCGGATCGAGGCAGAGGCGAAGCTCGCCACCCGCGCGCAGGTCGCGAGGAAGGCGTTCGACGAGAAGCGGGTGCCGAAGATCATCGCCAACGGCCGCAAGATGGCCGCACAGGTCTCGGCCGGCCGCCTGCGCACCGAGGTGCGCGGCAAGGAGGACTCCGCCCACCAGGCGCTCGACGCCGCCGGACGGCGGGTGCGCGATGACGACACCATGAAGATCGAGCTGCCGGATCCGGGCATGTCCGCCTCGCGACGCATCGCCACGATCGGCGACGGGGAGCGCACGTGGATCGTGCAGGGCCCAGAGCGGGTGGCGCTGATCGGCCGCAACGGGGTCGGCAAGACGACCCTGCTGCGCCGGCTGGTGACGGATGCCGCGGCGTCCGGGTTCCCGATGAACCCTGAGCTGGTCGCGCAAGCGCACACCGACCGGATCGGCTACCTGTCGCAGAGGATCGACGGGCTCGACGACCACGCGTCGGTGGTGCAGAACATCGCCGCAGCCGCGCCGCACGTGCCCGACAAGGAGCTGCGCAACCGGCTGGCGCGCTTCCTGATTCGAGGGGCGGCCATGGATCGGCCCGTCGGGGCGCTCTCGGGCGGCGAGCGGTTCCGGGTCGCGCTGGCGAAGCTGCTGCTCGCCGATCCGGCACCGCACCTGGTGGTGCTCGACGAGCCGACCAACAACCTCGACCTCGACACGGTCGACCAGCTGGTCGAGGCGCTGCGCGCCTACCGCGGTGCCGTGCTGATCGTCAGTCACGACGACGCGTTCCTCGCGCGGCTGGGGCTGGATCTCACCCTCGAGCTGGACGCCGAAGGCTACCTCGCGCAGATCGGGTGA
- a CDS encoding PspC domain-containing protein codes for MTPLVRPRQDRVIAGVCSAVARRFDLSPTTMRVVTVLAVLFAGLSIWAYVLLWIIVPNEF; via the coding sequence ATGACACCTCTCGTCCGCCCCCGCCAAGACCGCGTGATCGCCGGCGTCTGCTCGGCCGTGGCGCGACGGTTCGACCTCAGCCCGACGACCATGCGCGTGGTCACGGTGCTGGCAGTGCTCTTCGCGGGCCTGTCGATCTGGGCCTACGTGCTGCTCTGGATCATCGTCCCGAACGAGTTCTGA